Proteins from a genomic interval of uncultured Desulfuromusa sp.:
- a CDS encoding acyltransferase — MWKSLKLLKWNLQDKYGRLLYYQYFTRDLPGTFGERVRMKLLSKYFESCGDLVIIYQGVRFRGIHKLNVGSGVHIGVDNFIQASGGVTLGDDVMLGPGVKIWSVNHKSDRLDIPISQQGYDYKSVHIGSGTWLGANVFVMPGVDIPEGCIVSAGSVVGIKKYPPYSILAGNPCRVIGTRKPDTKK; from the coding sequence ATGTGGAAAAGTCTTAAATTGTTAAAGTGGAATCTTCAAGATAAATATGGAAGACTCCTCTACTATCAGTACTTTACAAGAGATTTACCCGGTACTTTCGGTGAACGAGTCCGGATGAAATTACTTTCAAAATATTTTGAAAGTTGCGGAGATCTTGTAATAATATATCAGGGTGTTAGATTCCGTGGGATCCATAAATTAAATGTTGGGAGCGGTGTGCATATTGGCGTTGATAATTTTATTCAAGCCTCAGGCGGGGTAACTCTTGGGGATGATGTTATGCTTGGACCAGGAGTAAAAATCTGGTCAGTGAATCATAAGAGCGACCGTTTGGATATTCCGATTTCTCAGCAGGGGTACGATTACAAATCTGTTCATATCGGTAGTGGAACATGGCTAGGAGCAAACGTATTTGTTATGCCAGGGGTAGATATACCCGAAGGATGTATAGTCAGTGCCGGTAGTGTCGTGGGAATCAAAAAATACCCTCCGTACTCAATTCTCGCTGGCAATCCATGTCGGGTTATCGGTACCAGAAAGCCTGACACTAAAAAATAA